GATcagtttttgcctgtatttttcatttaggtcattctttaattcacaggttattttaattataaacattctgaaccccttctctgatatttcatcaactgcactgtGCGTGGGtcctgttattgtagtatcctgatttgtttggggccctttcctcccttgtttttttttttttttttttttatgttgactATGTGATTTCCTTACTTGaggtgtggatctgaggtattacagtttctaccctataatcttgtagtatctgtgcagattatctgtacctcaccatGGTATTGGGCTTCCAGATCCTGCTGGTGTCCCAAGGTGGACATTACTATAACTATAGGTAGTGGAGGCAATAGTGGTGGTAACTTCAGATAGCAGTGGGGGTGCCACAAGATGGATGCAAAgtctttcagagatgggactGAAAGGATGGGCTatacactggctttgggatgcctgctccaagATGCAGCTAGCTcttaggccctgtctgttgtcctAAGGTAGAGGCTACTGCATGGAGAAGGCTTTGGGGATGActgcagtgtctcaagatggaagtgGTTTAGATTTGGGCTCTCAGGCAGTGGTGGTAGTGGGGGTGGACCAAGGCCTACACTAAGCCTGGGCTCCCACACAGATTGGTGGAGGCAGATCTTGGCTGGGCCTGAGCTCCTGCGGGTGTCTGCTGGTGGGTGGGGGTGGTCCTTCTATggtataaatttaacaaactAATCATAACACCAATGTAaattttgaattgaaaaatctaagaaaaactAAGCAAATAGAGAGTTAATCCACATTCATAAATAGGAAAATTCAATGTTGTTAAGATGTCAGTATTTTACATCTTGATCTACAAAGTCAATGTAGTACCAATCAAAATGACAGTAAGTCAGTAGGTATCATGCTGCATTTCATTTTCCTACCTAAGTGCTCTGAaatttctcttgtgatttttttctttacatatttctcttaccttttaaaaattttcacctTAATGCTTACAGTCTCTAGTGTGTGTTGATTTGAAATAAATCATTcccatttttctaaaatgttggAATCATCCATATGTGCCTGGATTTGGGCATGTTACAATTGGTGCCACAGCACTGCCAGTACAGTATTACTATTTAGAAAGCCACATcaatggaatgaaataaaaagagaacacCCTGAACTTCTCAACAACTTAGATATACTACAACTAATTATGAGTTTGgtaaattttcagaataaaaaatcaatatataaaactcAAGTGTATGTCTATGTTCTGGCAATGAATGGACTaaacaattacaaaaataatttctgaattggAAGAATAGTTCCATGGTAATTTGTAGTATGggtgaggccctagattcaatcccctatatatataaaaaaattctatcactatgttaaaaataataaactgttcAGGATAATGTTAACAAAAGATGTGCAAATTTATACTCTAAACAAAAGAATCTTTTTAGATAAATTAAAGAATaaccaaagaaatagaaagatataCCAAGTTTATAGCATGGATGACATTATCATCAAGTGGCAAATATGTCTTATATTAAATTATAGAAACAACACATTATATTACCATCTGATATTTGGCAGAAATTGACAAGTTTACCATATaatattcaaataacaaaatcaatTCTGCACAAAAGGTTGACAAATTCATAGTGCTCACACATCAATTTTAAATTGTACTACAGACTTACAGTACTAAAGATTCTGTTGTTCTGGTGTAAAAATAGTCATACAGATCAACTAGATATAATTGTTAAACTCTTACAttcatatatgtgattttttccccctatttttggtattggggattgaaaatAGGGGTGTTCAATTACTTAGTCATATCCACAGCCCCTTCTAAAAgttttttagacaggatcttgctaaattgctatggCTGTCCTTggacttgcagtcttcctgcctcagcctcctgagctgatgagattacaggtatgcaccactatacctggcaATATAAggtgattttttaataaatatgctGACACAGTAAATTGTGTGTTTGTGCACTGAGACTActgtttatttattcacatgAAAAATAGTAAATTTGCATCTGTatcacatatcatacataaataactcaaaatgcatcaattatctgagacagaaaatgaaaactataaagatctaagaagaaaatataaacagaaagaaagaattattacTTTGGGTTTGGAAATAGTTTCTTTGACATAATACCAAAAgcgtaagcaaaaaaaaaaaaaaaaaaaggagtggaaTAACACTGAAATTCATcacaatgaaaaacaacaaaaaatggagcTTTTGTGTTTAGAACATCATAAAACTATGAAAAACTACAtaacatatagaaaaaaatatttgtaactcATATGTTCTGTTATAATCCTATATCTAGAACTATAAATAACATTTAAGCCTTAATAATTAACAGATacataacccaatttaaaaattaacaaatcacCAGATAGACATTTCCCGGAAAAAAGATATTACAACGGACCAATAAGTACATAAATGACATTCACCACATCATTAATTATCAGGGACATAAAATGAACACTACAATGTGATATCAACTTGCACACCCGGATCATTTTGTTCAAAATAGCAATAATACCAAGTGTTTGTGAGAAAGTGGGCCAATTATAACTCTGTACACTGCCGGTTGGAATGTAAAGTACTATTCTTATATTAGACAATGTGAAAGGTAGTatgatttgaaaaataatctgGTAAATGATCAAAGAGTTAGACATAGAGTCACCAGAGGACCTCCTAATTGTATTCCTAATTATATactaaaagtaaatgaaaacacatttttacaCAAAAATTTATACACGTTTTCAAATAAGAGCCCAGTGCAAAGATTCACAAACCGATAGATCAATAAACAAAACATATTGTATCCATATGGTAGAATATTGTAGGGTAATATGTCGGTTGAAGTTTTGACACCTGCAACACGGATGGGCCCTGAGGACCAGCTGAGTAGAACTGACCAGCCCTGGGACACTAATAGCCCAGTTTATGCAGAGAGCTGGATTCAGGTCTGCAGGTAGAAGGGGGTCAGCGTCTGTAGAAGGTGGTGTGGGTGGGGGATGACCGCTAGTAACGAAGGGTGGTGGGGTGATAAAGGTGAAAAGCTATGTCGATTCTGACCACACTCGGGAAGATGCTAAAAAAAACGTTGAATCTTACACTGTAAGTGGGCAATTTACGTGGCATGGGAGATCCATGCTGGGCCCCAGGAGGGACCAGTGAGGCTCCGACAGAGGGCGCCACACCGCAGCTGGCACGTGGAACTGCGCACTTAGTGCTGCTCTAAAATCCTTGTTCTCTCTTATTGAGACGACAGCCTAGGTCCCTGGGCCTCGCTAGCTATCCCTTCATCCACGCTGAGCAATGCCAGGCCCGATTCCTGCCAGGAAGACGTGCTTCTCGGCTCTCCTTGACTTTCTGAGGCCCTGCTCACCCAcactgccctctgccctgggcaTCCACCACCTGTGTTCTCCGCTCCTCACCGCCCACCTGGGCATTTCCACTTGCTTGTTCCATCTTCCCCAGGCCCAGGTCTAACTCCAGCCTGCACTCTGCTATTCAATCTTCTATACACTTTTTGGCACTGAACTGCTCTTAGGACCACATTTGAATCCTACACGTCTACATCCAGTGCATGTACGGTATTTGAATCAGATCATTCCTCTGACTTGGATTgtattgttcctttttaaaaatgtgtatgttaTTGGtcaaaatgctctaaaattttctattgttttaaatttataatgagTCCGTGCCTCAATTCTTTTAACATTGCACATTTTGTGAGGGAATTCCTCTCCtctatattacatatttatacatatatctcATAAAATGTTTCACATATGATATAAATGATTTATGGGAAATATATGATCATAGCATTCATCTCAaggtttatcatttatttttaaaaatatcagaggCTGAAGCTTCATTTACatagagacaaaatatttttcttaaccaTAATCATTAGTAGGTGACTTAAGGTTTGTTatagtttaacattttaaatacctTAGCAAAGACTTAGGCTATTAATTGcagttttgattcattttatctATATGAAAACCatcatatttcttaaataatcttTTACTATACTCTATCTTTAATAAGCTTAGAAATTTTCCCAGCTAGTAATATTATTTGATTGGGTAATATagtgtttattattatatttgcctatttatcattatatttacTTCCTTaaagtcaaatataaaaacattggTTTAACccaaaattgaattaaatttctataaaaaattcAAGCTATTATATGAGTAAGACAATTTGGTTGAAGAGTAGTGAAGTGTAGACTTTCTTCTCACTCCTGTTttgggggattgaattcagggatctTAACCGCTGAATAatcaccccagcctttttttttttttttttttttttttgaaacagttgctgaggctggcctcgagcttgtggtcccctgcctcagtctctggagtttCTAAGATTATAGACTAGTGCAACCATGTCCCACCTCCAAAGTAGTCTTGTTTTTAATAAGGTAGAAAAGTGTTATGAATTACTTCACTGAACTCAGATATTGCTTTTTAACCTGTGTGCTTGAGCAGAGGAGAAGCATTTGTTTTAATGGTCTGCTAGACctgaaaaagggaaagagagggaaaggaattCACAGCCATCCCTGTTTATAAACTATTGCATGCACTGTGTTGAGTCCTGTTCTACAGTAAGTAGAGGAGCAATGTGCAAATTAGAGAAGCATAATCAACCTCCAAGTTATATATTAGTCCATTAAAAATAAGTGTAAAGAATTCCTAGCTGACACAGTGCAGTCTACCGCAAGGACATCACCACTATTGTAAGACACATGTGCCAGGACCAGTATTTGGCGATGtcatctctgtgtctgtgtggaTATGGGTCTGCAATGACTCGTGGAATATCCTGAAGGAGGAATGCTGAGCTCCTCTCATGATCTGCACCCTCTAGCTTTACCTGCAGGATCAAGTTCATTATATGCCAGGATcgcagatttttttcttcaggatGCTAAGATCCAACTTTGGTTGATTTAAGCCATATAAAGGGAGGTATTCTGATATTGGCCTGATTTAACCAGCTGGAAGGCCTTTTAGAGAGGATCGTGCCTCACCCTGAGAGGAACAAACACTCCTGCTAGCTTCAGAGAGGAAAGCAAGAGTCCTTCTGCTGCAGAGGAAGGGGATCACTTCAACAACCACTGCAGTATGGAAGATGACTCTGAGCCACATGCAAAAGAGCTCACTGAGCCGAAGGCCCAGCTTAAAATAAAGAGAAGCTCATTACAGTGCTAGGtttgtggttagtgttatggaGAAGAAGAAAGCAACACAATAATAGGGGTTTTATAAggcagttagggctagggtaaaatCTCGACTGCCTTTCATCTTATATAATACCAAAACAACCACATATCTatctatgtataaatatgtatgtcatacataaaatttaagaaaaaatatgaagattttaggaaacaattttctattaaaattgatCACATCAGTTAAGCAATTGTTCAAAAAACAGTGCAAATCAATTGCAGTATATTTCACACCTAAGGGTTAGAACACCTAAGAATGTAAAATCCACACTCAGAAATTCTTAAGAACATTTCAGTATCCTATGTATAAGATAATCTGTAgaggacaaaaataaatgagagttACTCAGTCATCCAGTACCCCAAAAGACAGTGTTCACCACAAACACAACATGCCAAACCTCCAAGTAATGCCTGTTTTCTCCACCTAAGTTACcttcatttcaatatttatattaaaagttgTCTATGAGTTAATAGATAAAAAACCATGAGTCATTTCAGCAAAATGGTAAGTCCAGGATATACTGGACTCTACATAAGCAATCCCATGTCCAGATTAAATGTACCACATGCTAAAAATCTGAGTGCTACAATCAATTAAGGGGCTGCTTCCACAGATGACCACCTCCATTTGCTAAGTAGGGACAACACACAGATGTGCATTATCTATCCTAACAATGTTTGCTGGTGATTTATGCTGTGGTTAGTAGAACTACAAAGATGAGAAAACTTGATGCTGATGTGCATTAGCCTGCATATAAATGTAAGCATATCAAGTGTGCTCAAAAACAAAGCATAAATACAATTACCCAGCTCACTCTCCAGACTTTCCCTTCCCTAGCACCTTCATGAATGCTCTGGACACCTCCCTGTTGCGCAGGCTGTAGATGagggggttcagcatgggggtgaggaTGGTGTAGAAGGCCGACACCATCTTGTCCTGGGTGGGGGACCGGTCAGAAGTGGGCCGCATGTAGATGAACATGGCTGCTCCATAGTACATGCCCACCACCatgaggtgggaggagcaggtggcaaaagCTTTGCGGCGACCCTCCCCAGACCCCATGTGAATGACGGCCAGAATCACATGAGCATAGGAAGCAATGATGATGCCTACAGGAAACAGAAGCATAATGATACAGCAGATAAATATCATCCTTTCAAATGTCAAGGTGTCAGTGCATGCGAGGGTGAGCAGGGCAGGGACGTCACAGAAAAAGTGGGGTATTTCCCGGGAACCACAGTATAGGAAGGACAAGGCAACTGCAGCTTCAATTATACCATCAAGGGAGCCAAGAAGCCAGGAAGCAGCAGCCATGAGACCACAGACTTTCTGGCTCATGAGAACTGGGTATCTTAATGGGTGgcaaatggccacatagcggtcataggccattgcTGCCAACAGGAAGCACTCAGCTCCCATCAGGGACACGTAGAAGAATATCTGGGTCCCGCAGCCTGCCAGAGAGATGGAGTTCCTGC
This genomic interval from Marmota flaviventris isolate mMarFla1 chromosome 5 unlocalized genomic scaffold, mMarFla1.hap1 SUPER_5_unloc_1, whole genome shotgun sequence contains the following:
- the LOC139703607 gene encoding olfactory receptor 2M3-like; this translates as MAWGNQTSSPVFILLGIFNHSPTHTFLFALVLGIFTVAVMGNSTMVLLIHLDAQLHTPMYFLLSQLSLMDLMLICTTVPKMVFNYLSGRNSISLAGCGTQIFFYVSLMGAECFLLAAMAYDRYVAICHPLRYPVLMSQKVCGLMAAASWLLGSLDGIIEAAVALSFLYCGSREIPHFFCDVPALLTLACTDTLTFERMIFICCIIMLLFPVGIIIASYAHVILAVIHMGSGEGRRKAFATCSSHLMVVGMYYGAAMFIYMRPTSDRSPTQDKMVSAFYTILTPMLNPLIYSLRNREVSRAFMKVLGKGKSGE